Proteins encoded by one window of Arabidopsis thaliana chromosome 2, partial sequence:
- the KCS13 gene encoding 3-ketoacyl-CoA synthase 13 (3-ketoacyl-CoA synthase 13 (KCS13); FUNCTIONS IN: transferase activity, transferring acyl groups other than amino-acyl groups, catalytic activity, acyltransferase activity; INVOLVED IN: fatty acid elongation, very long-chain fatty acid metabolic process, cuticle development; LOCATED IN: endomembrane system, membrane; EXPRESSED IN: ovule, rosette leaf, fruit, cauline leaf, flower; CONTAINS InterPro DOMAIN/s: Thiolase-like (InterPro:IPR016039), Very-long-chain 3-ketoacyl-CoA synthase (InterPro:IPR012392), 3-Oxoacyl-[acyl-carrier-protein (ACP)] synthase III C-terminal (InterPro:IPR013747), FAE1/Type III polyketide synthase-like protein (InterPro:IPR013601), Thiolase-like, subgroup (InterPro:IPR016038); BEST Arabidopsis thaliana protein match is: 3-ketoacyl-CoA synthase 14 (TAIR:AT3G10280.1); Has 3894 Blast hits to 3878 proteins in 958 species: Archae - 0; Bacteria - 1429; Metazoa - 0; Fungi - 9; Plants - 2321; Viruses - 0; Other Eukaryotes - 135 (source: NCBI BLink).): MFIAMADFKILLLILILISLFELDLLHFHHDFFSPFPVKIGLLLISIFFYAYSTTRSKPVYLVDFSCHQPTDSCKISSETFFNMAKGAQLYTDETIQFMTRILNRSGLGDDTYSPRCMLTSPPTPSMYEARHESELVIFGALNSLFKKTGIEPREVGIFIVNCSLFNPNPSLSSMIVNRYKLKTDVKTYNLSGMGCSAGAISVDLATNLLKANPNTYAVIVSTENMTLSMYRGNDRSMLVPNCLFRVGGAAVMLSNRSQDRVRSKYELTHIVRTHKGSSDKHYTCAEQKEDSKGIVGVALSKELTVVAGDSLKTNLTALGPLVLPLSEKLRFILFLVKSKLFRLKVSPYVPDFKLCFKHFCIHAGGRALLDAVEKGLGLSEFDLEPSRMTLHRFGNTSSSSLWYELAYVEAKCRVKRGDRVWQLAFGSGFKCNSIVWRALRTIPANESLVGNPWGDSVHKYPVHVT; the protein is encoded by the coding sequence ATGTTCATTGCAATGGCAGATTTCAAAATTCTTTTGCTTATACTCATCCTTATATCTCTCTTTGAACTTGATCTACTTCATTTTCACCATgacttcttctctccttttccGGTCAAGATCGGTTTACTCCTGAtatccatcttcttctatgCCTACTCAACCACCCGGTCTAAACCGGTTTACCTAGTGGATTTCTCATGTCACCAACCCACGGATTCTTGCAAAATCTCATCCGAAACGTTCTTCAACATGGCCAAAGGCGCTCAACTCTACACCGATGAAACAATCCAATTCATGACGAGGATATTAAACCGGTCCGGTTTAGGAGACGATACGTACTCCCCACGTTGCATGTTAACCTCTCCACCAACTCCATCAATGTACGAGGCGAGACATGAATCCGAATTAGTTATCTTCGGAGCTCTTAACTCACTATTCAAGAAAACCGGAATCGAACCGAGAGAAGTCGGAATCTTCATTGTAAACTGCAGCTTGTTTAACCCTAACCCATCTCTCTCGTCCATGATCGTAAACCGGTACAAGCTTAAAACCGACGTCAAAACTTACAATCTCTCCGGTATGGGATGCAGCGCCGGCGCAATCTCCGTCGACCTCGCCACAAATCTACTAAAGGCAAACCCTAATACCTACGCAGTTATTGTTAGTACGGAGAACATGACCCTAAGCATGTATCGAGGCAACGACCGGTCAATGTTAGTCCCTAACTGTCTATTCCGAGTAGGTGGCGCTGCGGTTATGCTCTCAAACCGGAGTCAAGACCGAGTCCGGTCTAAGTACGAATTGACTCATATTGTAAGGACTCACAAAGGCTCTAGCGATAAACACTACACTTGTgctgaacaaaaagaagatagtAAAGGTATCGTTGGAGTCGCACTCTCTAAAGAACTAACGGTTGTTGCTGGTGACTCGTTAAAGACGAATCTAACAGCACTTGGTCCGCTTGTGTTGCCTTTATCTGAAAAACTCCGGTTTATCCTCTTTTTGGTAAAGAGTAAGCTTTTCCGGTTAAAGGTTAGTCCATATGTTCCGGATTTTAAACTATGTTTCAAGCATTTCTGTATTCACGCTGGTGGTAGAGCGTTACTTGACGCGGTTGAAAAAGGTCTTGGACTTAGTGAGTTTGATCTTGAGCCGTCTCGGATGACTTTGCACCGCTTTGGAAACACTTCAAGCTCGTCGCTGTGGTACGAGCTGGCTTACGTGGAGGCTAAATGTCGGGTCAAACGAGGAGATAGGGTTTGGCAGTTGGCGTTTGGGTCGGGTTTTAAATGTAATAGTATTGTGTGGAGAGCGTTGAGAACGATTCCGGCTAACGAGTCATTGGTGGGTAACCCGTGGGGTGACTCGGTTCATAAGTATCCAGTTCACGTGACCTAA
- a CDS encoding death domain associated protein (unknown protein; Has 14 Blast hits to 14 proteins in 8 species: Archae - 0; Bacteria - 0; Metazoa - 0; Fungi - 0; Plants - 14; Viruses - 0; Other Eukaryotes - 0 (source: NCBI BLink).), producing the protein MWTVKPAAMPVQFHMRPTVATSVAYSQPPPHNYDGIHRRFINVPTKSQTSESVGGLGQQILLRTVDSNPRKPIPKETEISGSDVLWAIQRATAQRKRTNAGKKKTKNRLSGVELSSSAGEPTGDNGVDYSNVTPLRIKSDWGHRLEEFEKLLKEFQNTEL; encoded by the coding sequence ATGTGGACCGTGAAACCGGCGGCGATGCCGGTTCAATTTCATATGAGACCCACCGTAGCAACTTCCGTCGCCTATTCACAGCCACCACCACATAATTACGACGGAATCCACCGTCGATTCATTAACGTTCCGACGAAATCACAAACTTCCGAATCCGTCGGCGGATTAGGCCAACAAATCCTCCTCCGCACCGTCGATTCGAACCCAAGAAAACCAATCCCGAAGGAGACAGAGATTAGCGGATCAGACGTGCTCTGGGCGATTCAGAGAGCGACGGCTCAGAGGAAGAGAACAAACGCCGGTaaaaagaagacgaagaatcGGCTCAGCGGTGTGGAGCTATCATCCTCTGCGGGCGAGCCCACTGGAGATAACGGTGTTGATTACAGTAACGTGACGCCGTTAAGGATCAAGAGTGATTGGGGTCACAGATTAGAGGAATTCGAGAAGCTTCTCAAAGAGTTTCAAAACACGGAACTTTGA
- the GulLO5 gene encoding D-arabinono-1,4-lactone oxidase family protein (D-arabinono-1,4-lactone oxidase family protein; FUNCTIONS IN: oxidoreductase activity, D-arabinono-1,4-lactone oxidase activity, FAD binding, catalytic activity; INVOLVED IN: oxidation reduction; LOCATED IN: cell wall; EXPRESSED IN: leaf apex, root; CONTAINS InterPro DOMAIN/s: D-arabinono-1,4-lactone oxidase (InterPro:IPR007173), FAD-binding, type 2 (InterPro:IPR016166), Plant-specific FAD-dependent oxidoreductase (InterPro:IPR010030), FAD linked oxidase, N-terminal (InterPro:IPR006094); BEST Arabidopsis thaliana protein match is: D-arabinono-1,4-lactone oxidase family protein (TAIR:AT2G46750.1); Has 2786 Blast hits to 2671 proteins in 804 species: Archae - 14; Bacteria - 1897; Metazoa - 120; Fungi - 214; Plants - 254; Viruses - 0; Other Eukaryotes - 287 (source: NCBI BLink).) yields the protein MAFGYSPSYCSFWRTLLGLYCLFTLVHTVISTPPEDPVKCVSGNTNCIVTNSLGAFPDRSTCRAANVAYPTTEAELVSIVAAATKAGRKMRVTTRYSHSIPKLTCTDGNDGLFISTKFLNHTVQADAKAMTLTVESGVTLRQLIAEAAKVGLALPYAPYWWGVTVGGMMGTGAHGSSLWGKGSAVHDYVTEIRMVSPGSVNDGFAKIRVLSETTTPNEFNAAKVSLGVLGVISQVTFELQPMFKRSLKYVMRNDLDFNDEALTFGKKHEFADFVWLPSQGKVVYRMDDRVAVNTLGNGLYDFFPFRSQLSAVLATTRSSEETQETLRDAHGKCVTATTISSTLFSTSYGLTNNGITFTGYPVIGSQNRMMSSGSCLDGLEDKLTSACAWDSRVKGVFYHQTTFSIPLTQVKSFINDIKSLLKIDSKSLCGLELYYGILMRYVTSSPAYLGKETEAIDFDITYYRANDPLTPRLYEDFIEEIEQIALLKYNALPHWGKNRNLAFDGVIKKYKNAPAFLKVKESYDPNGLFSSEWTDQILGIKGNPTIVKDGCALEGLCICSDDAHCAPSKGYLCRPGKVYKEARVCTHVPK from the exons ATGGCATTTGGTTATTCTCCTTCCTATTGTTCGTTTTGGCGCACCCTTCTCGGgttatattgtttatttacaCTTGTGCACACGGTAATCTCAACACCACCCGAAGATCCTGTTAAATGTGTGTCAGGAAACACGAACTGTATAGTCACCAACTCATTAGGAGCCTTCCCAGACCGCTCCACGTGTAGAGCCGCCAACGTGGCTTACCCAACAACTGAAGCCGAGCTTGTATCTATCGTCGCTGCAGCTACTAAAGCCGGACGGAAAATGCGTGTAACCACTCGATATTCCCATAGCATCCCTAAGCTCACGTGCACTGATGGAAACGACGGATTGTTCATTAGCACAAAGTTTCTAAACCACACGGTGCAAGCCGATGCGAAGGCCATGACTTTGACAGTTGAGAGTGGCGTGACGCTTAGGCAATTAATCGCTGAAGCAGCTAAAGTTGGATTGGCGTTGCCTTATGCACCGTATTGGTGGGGAGTAACCGTGGGTGGTATGATGGGGACCGGTGCTCACGGTAGCTCATTGTGGGGTAAAGGAAGTGCGGTCCATGATTACGTGACCGAGATCAGGATGGTTAGTCCTGGTTCGGTCAACGACGGGTTTGCAAAGATTAGAGTTTTAAGCGAGACTACGACTCCTAACGAGTTTAACGCAGCTAAGGTTTCTCTTGGCGTTCTTGGCGTTATCTCTCAG GTGACTTTTGAATTACAACCGATGTTCAAAAGATCGTTAAAGTATGTTATGAGAAACGATTTAGATTTCAATGATGAAGCTCTAACATTCGGGAAAAAACATGAGTTTGCGGATTTTGTATGGCTACCGAGCCAAGGTAAAGTTGTGTATCGAATGGACGACCGAGTAGCGGTCAATACGTTGGGCAACGGCTTGTATGATTTCTTTCCGTTTCGTTCACAACTCTCTGCAGTACTAGCCACCACAAGATCATCAG AGGAGACGCAAGAGACATTGAGAGATGCCCATGGGAAGTGTGTGACAGCAACAACAATTTCATCTACGCTGTTTTCTACCTCATACGGTTTGACAAACAATG GTATTACATTCACCGGCTATCCGGTCATTGGAAGCCAAAATCGCATGATGTCGTCAGGATCATGTCTAGATGGTCTGGAAGATAAATTGACCTCAGCTTGTGCATGGGACTCACGTGTTAAAGGCGTATTTTATCATCAAACAACGTTCAGTATTCCTCTCACACAAGTTAAAAGTTTCATCAACGACATCAAATCTCTTCTCAAGATCGATTCAAAATCTCTATGCGGGCTTGAACTCTACTATGGCATCCTAATGCGTTATGTCACATCCTCTCCGGCTTATCTTGGAAAAGAAACGGAAGCCATAGACTTTGATATAACATATTACCGAGCCAATGATCCGTTAACACCGCGACTCTATGAAGATTTTATCGAAGAAATCGAGCAAATTGCGTTGCTCAAGTATAATGCATTACCACATTGGGGTAAGAATAGAAACTTAGCGTTTGATGGAGTGATTAAAAAGTACAAGAATGCTCCAGCATTCTTGAAAGTAAAAGAGAGTTATGATCCGAATGGTTTATTCTCGAGCGAATGGACGGATCAGATCCTAGGGATCAAAGGAAACCCGACGATAGTAAAAGATGGATGTGCATTGGAGGGTTTGTGTATATGTTCAGATGATGCTCATTGTGCTCCGTCCAAAGGCTATTTGTGTCGACCAGGAAAAGTTTACAAAGAGGCTAGAGTCTGTACACATGTACCTAAGTAA
- the GulLO2 gene encoding D-arabinono-1,4-lactone oxidase family protein (D-arabinono-1,4-lactone oxidase family protein; FUNCTIONS IN: oxidoreductase activity, D-arabinono-1,4-lactone oxidase activity, FAD binding, catalytic activity; INVOLVED IN: oxidation reduction; LOCATED IN: membrane; EXPRESSED IN: hypocotyl, root; CONTAINS InterPro DOMAIN/s: D-arabinono-1,4-lactone oxidase (InterPro:IPR007173), FAD-binding, type 2 (InterPro:IPR016166), Plant-specific FAD-dependent oxidoreductase (InterPro:IPR010030), FAD linked oxidase, N-terminal (InterPro:IPR006094); BEST Arabidopsis thaliana protein match is: D-arabinono-1,4-lactone oxidase family protein (TAIR:AT2G46760.1); Has 2214 Blast hits to 2141 proteins in 703 species: Archae - 18; Bacteria - 1466; Metazoa - 84; Fungi - 192; Plants - 250; Viruses - 0; Other Eukaryotes - 204 (source: NCBI BLink).) — MAFTFPPSYRTLVGLYYIFTLMHTAVSTPPDDPVKCVSGNTNCTVTNSYGAFPDRSTCRAANVAYPKTEAELVSVVAAATQAGRKMRVTTRYSHSITKLVCTDGTEGLFISTKFLNHTVQADATAMTMTVESGMTLRQLIVEAAKVGLALPYAPYWWGLTVGGMMGTGAHGSSLWGKGSAVHDYVTEIRMVSPGSVNEGFAKIRILSETTTPNEFNAAKVSLGVLGVISQVTFELQPMFKRSLTYTMRNDSDFEDQAVTFGKKHEFADFIWLPSQGKVVYRRDDRVAVNTSGNGLFDFLPFRSQLSAAIAIIRTSEETQERFRDANGKCVGATIISSTLFAPSYGLTNNGIIFTGYPVVGSQNRMMSSGSCLDSLQDGLITACAWDSRIKGEFFHQTTLSVPLTQVKSFISDIKSLVKIEQKSLCGLELHYGILMRYVTSSPAYLGKETEALDFDITYYRAKDPLTPRLYEDFIEEIEQIALFKYNALPHWGKNRNLAFDGVIRKYNNAPAFLKVKDSYDPKGLFSSEWTDQILGIKGNASIVKDGCALEGLCICSKDAHCAPAKGYLCRPGKVYKEARVCTRVDGIISVI; from the exons ATGGCATTTACTTTTCCTCCTTCGTATCGCACGCTAGTCGggttatattatatatttacactTATGCACACGGCTGTCTCAACACCACCCGATGATCCTGTCAAATGTGTGTCAGGAAACACGAACTGTACAGTCACTAACTCATACGGAGCCTTCCCAGACAGGTCCACATGTCGAGCCGCCAACGTGGCATACCCAAAAACTGAAGCCGAGCTTGTCTCTGTCGTGGCTGCAGCCACTCAAGCCGGACGGAAAATGCGTGTAACAACTCGATATTCCCATAGCATTACTAAGCTCGTGTGTACCGACGGAACCGAAGGTTTGTTCATAAGCACAAAGTTTCTAAACCATACGGTACAAGCCGATGCAACAGCCATGACCATGACGGTTGAGAGTGGCATGACGCTTAGGCAGTTAATCGTTGAAGCGGCTAAAGTTGGATTGGCGTTACCTTATGCACCGTATTGGTGGGGGCTGACCGTTGGTGGTATGATGGGAACCGGTGCTCACGGGAGCTCATTGTGGGGTAAAGGAAGTGCAGTCCATGATTATGTGACCGAGATCAGGATGGTTAGTCCTGGTTCGGTCAACGAAGGGTTTGCAAAGATTAGAATTTTAAGCGAGACTACGACTCCTAACGAGTTTAACGCGGCTAAGGTTTCTCTTGGCGTCCTTGGCGTTATCTCTCAG gtAACTTTTGAATTGCAACCGATGTTCAAGAGATCGCTGACATATACTATGAGAAACGATTCGGATTTTGAAGATCAAGCCGTTACTTTTGGAAAGAAACACGAGTTTGCGGATTTCATATGGTTACCAAGCCAAGGAAAAGTGGTGTATCGAAGAGATGACCGAGTAGCGGTCAACACATCGGGCAATGGTTTGTTCGATTTCTTGCCATTCCGTTCACAACTCTCTGCGGCAATAGCCATCATACGAACATCAG aGGAGACGCAAGAGAGGTTCAGAGATGCGAATGGGAAGTGTGTGGGAGCCACAATAATTTCATCTACACTGTTTGCTCCCTCATACGGTTTGACCAACAATG GCATTATATTCACTGGTTATCCTGTCGTTGGAAGCCAAAACCGTATGATGTCGTCAGGATCGTGTCTAGACAGCCTTCAAGATGGATTGATCACGGCGTGTGCATGGGACTCACGTATAAAAGGCGAattttttcatcaaacaacTTTGAGTGTCCCTCTCACCCAAGTTAAAAGTTTTATCAGCGACATCAAATCACTTGTAAAGATCGAACAAAAATCTCTGTGTGGCCTTGAGCTTCACTATGGTATTCTAATGCGCTATGTCACATCATCTCCCGCTTATCTAGGGAAAGAAACCGAAGCCCTAGACTTTGACATAACATATTACCGAGCTAAAGACCCGTTAACACCGCGACTCTACGAAGATTTCATCGAAGAAATCGAGCAAATTGCATTGTTCAAATATAACGCATTGCCACATTGGGGTAAGAACAGAAACTTGGCGTTTGATGGAGTGATTAGAAAGTACAACAACGCACCCGCATTCTTGAAAGTAAAAGATAGTTATGATCCAAAAGGTTTATTCTCGAGCGAATGGACAGATCAGATCCTAGGAATTAAAGGAAACGCGTCAATAGTAAAAGATGGGTGTGCATTGGAGGGTTTGTGTATATGTTCGAAGGATGCTCATTGTGCTCCGGCGAAAGGCTATTTGTGTCGACCGGGAAAAGTGTACAAAGAGGCTAGGGTTTGTACACGTGTTGATGGGATAATAAGTGTTATTTAA
- the GulLO6 gene encoding D-arabinono-1,4-lactone oxidase family protein (D-arabinono-1,4-lactone oxidase family protein; FUNCTIONS IN: oxidoreductase activity, D-arabinono-1,4-lactone oxidase activity, FAD binding, catalytic activity; INVOLVED IN: oxidation reduction; LOCATED IN: membrane; EXPRESSED IN: inflorescence meristem, sperm cell, hypocotyl, flower; EXPRESSED DURING: petal differentiation and expansion stage; CONTAINS InterPro DOMAIN/s: D-arabinono-1,4-lactone oxidase (InterPro:IPR007173), FAD-binding, type 2 (InterPro:IPR016166), Plant-specific FAD-dependent oxidoreductase (InterPro:IPR010030), FAD linked oxidase, N-terminal (InterPro:IPR006094); BEST Arabidopsis thaliana protein match is: D-arabinono-1,4-lactone oxidase family protein (TAIR:AT2G46750.1); Has 3782 Blast hits to 3623 proteins in 955 species: Archae - 27; Bacteria - 2759; Metazoa - 133; Fungi - 277; Plants - 266; Viruses - 0; Other Eukaryotes - 320 (source: NCBI BLink).): MAFTSSPSYGSLNAAFWRTIFVVHCISTLVFTTISTPPEDPVKCVSGNTNCTVTNSYGAFPDRSTCRAANVAYPTTEAELISVVAAATKAGRKMRVTTRYSHSITKLACTDGTDGLLISTKFLNHTVRTDATAMTLTVESGVTLRQLIAEAAKVGLALPYAPYWWGLTVGGMMGTGAHGSSLWGKGSAVHDYVTEIRIVSPGSVNDGFAKVRVLRETTTPKEFNAAKVSLGVLGVISQVTLKLQPMFKRSLRYVMRNDSDFGDQAVTFGMKHEFADFIWLPSQGKVVYRMDDRVAVNTSGNGLLDFMPFRSQLSAALAIIRSSEETQERFRDANGKCAGATLITSTLFATSYGLTNNGMIFTGYPVIGSQNRMMSSGSCLDSLHDGLITACPWDSRIKSEFFHQTTFSIPLTQVKSFINDIKSLVKIESKSLCVLELYDGILMRYVTSSPAYLGKETEALDFDLTYYRAKDPLSPRLYEDFIEEIEQIALFKYNALPHWGKNRNLAFDGVIKKYKNVPAFLKVKESYDPMGLFSSEWTDQILGIKGNVTIIKDGCALEGLCVCSEDAHCAPTKGYFCRPGKVYKEARVCTRADDISVIQSLSY, from the exons ATGGCATTTACTTCCTCTCCTTCGTATGGTTCCCTAAATGCTGCATTTTGGCGCACCATTTTCGTAGTACACTGTATATCTACACTAGTCTTCACTACGATCTCAACACCACCCGAAGATCCTGTCAAATGTGTGTCGGGAAACACGAACTGTACAGTTACAAACTCATATGGAGCCTTCCCAGACCGTTCCACGTGTCGAGCCGCCAATGTGGCTTATCCAACAACCGAAGCCGAGCTTATCTCTGTCGTGGCTGCAGCCACTAAAGCCGGGCGGAAAATGCGTGTAACCACCCGATATTCCCATAGCATCACTAAGCTTGCGTGTACCGACGGGACCGACGGTTTGCTTATAAGTACAAAGTTTCTAAACCACACGGTGCGAACCGATGCAACGGCCATGACCTTGACGGTTGAGAGCGGTGTGACACTTAGGCAGCTAATCGCTGAAGCGGCTAAAGTTGGATTGGCGTTGCCTTATGCACCATATTGGTGGGGTCTAACCGTGGGTGGTATGATGGGGACCGGTGCTCACGGGAGCTCATTATGGGGTAAAGGAAGTGCGGTCCATGATTACGTGACCGAGATCAGGATTGTTAGTCCTGGTTCGGTCAATGACGGCTTTGCCAAGGTTAGAGTTTTAAGAGAGACTACAACGCCTAAAGAATTTAACGCCGCTAAGGTTTCTCTTGGCGTTCTTGGGGTTATCTCTCAG GTAACCCTTAAATTGCAACCGATGTTTAAGAGATCGTTAAGGTATGTCATGAGAAATGATTCGGATTTTGGGGATCAAGCCGTAACATTTGGGATGAAACATGAGTTTGCGGATTTCATATGGTTACCAAGCCAAGGCAAAGTGGTGTATCGAATGGACGACCGAGTAGCGGTCAACACATCAGGCAACGGTTTGCTCGATTTCATGCCGTTCCGTTCGCAACTTTCTGCCGCATTAGCCATCATAAGATCCTCAG AGGAGACGCAAGAGAGGTTCAGAGATGCGAATGGGAAGTGTGCGGGAGCCACATTAATTACGTCTACACTGTTTGCTACATCATACGGTTTGACCAACAATG GCATGATATTTACCGGTTATCCGGTTATTGGAAGCCAGAACCGTATGATGTCGTCAGGATCATGCCTAGACAGTCTTCATGATGGATTAATCACAGCGTGTCCATGGGACTCACGTATAAAAAGTGAATTCTTCCACCAAACAACTTTCAGTATTCCGCTCACGCAAGTCAAAAGTTTCATCAACGACATCAAATCTCTTGTCAAGATAGAGTCGAAATCTTTGTGCGTGCTTGAGCTATACGATGGTATTCTAATGCGTTATGTCACATCTTCTCCGGCGTATCTCGGGAAAGAAACAGAGGCTTTGGACTTTGACCTCACGTATTACCGAGCCAAAGATCCGTTATCACCGCGACTATACGAAGATTTTATCGAAGAAATCGAGCAAATTGCGTTGTTCAAGTATAACGCCTTGCCGCATTGGGGTAAGAACAGGAACTTAGCGTTTGATGGAGTGATTAAAAAGTACAAGAATGTGCCGGCATTCttgaaagtaaaagaaagCTATGATCCAATGGGTTTATTCTCAAGCGAATGGACTGATCAGATCTTAGGAATCAAAGGAAATGTGACGATAATAAAAGATGGATGCGCATTAGAGGGTTTGTGCGTATGTTCGGAGGATGCTCATTGTGCTCCGACCAAAGGATATTTTTGTCGACCAGGAAAAGTCTACAAAGAAGCTAGGGTATGTACACGTGCTGATGACATAAGTGTGATTCAATCACTAAGTTACTAA